CTAGCCGGGAAGTAACTGTGGATAACGATAATGCACAGAATCTGCCTAACATTGTCATCTCAGGTCGAACATTAAACGAATTAAGCAAAATTTTACCTGATCAAAATTCCCTTATAGATATCGTTATTGCAGACAATCAAGTTTTATTCAAAATTCATTCGATTTTATTTTATTCCCGTATTCTAGATGGGACATACCCGGATACGTCTAAGCTGATTCCGCAATCTTTCCAAACCGAAATGGTCGTACCGACCAAAGAATTGGCTGAGGCTATCGACCGTGCCTACTTATTGTCCAGAGAAGATAAAACCAATATCGTTAAAATGATGATGCTGGAAGATCAAACGATCGAGATCTCCTCTACCTCATCCGAGCTTGGAAAAGTAACCGAGCAAATCAACCTTCAGCATATCGTCGGGGAGTTGCTCAAAATTTCGTTTAACTCCAAATATATGCTTGATGCGCTAAAAGTACTTGATTCTGAGTTCATTCATATTGGATTTACTGGGGCTATGCAGCCAATAATCATGAAACCACAAGATTCAACAAACATTCTGCAGCTCATCTTGCCGTACCGGACGACGAATTAAGGAGAATCCATATGAAACAGATCGGAATTAAGACGGATTACATTACGCTAGGACAATTTCTAAAATTATCGGACTGTATATCCACAGGTGGACAAGCTAAATTTTTCGTTGTGGATACCAAAATTGAAGTAAACGGGCAGGCAGAAAATCGCAGAGGACGGAAACTCGTTCCGCAAGATGTGGTGACAGTGGAGGGTTTCGGACAATTCGAAGTCGTTAGCTCCTGATCGGATTAACCCAGGAGGATGACCACTCATGTTCTTAAATAGACTTGCACTCCGTCATTATCGCAATTATGACGAAATTGAAATAACGACTGAAAACAACGTGAATATTTTCGTTGGACCCAACGCGCAAGGGAAGACGAATCTGTTGGAATCCATCTATGTCTTAGCGATGACGAAATCACACCGGACCCACCAGGATAAAGAATTAATTGGCTGGAACGGAGAACAGACACAGCTGCATGCAGAAATTCAGAAGCGATACGGCAGCTGCAAACTGGATCTAGCAATTTCGAACAAAGGTAAGAAAGCCAAGATCAATGGACTCGAGCAAAAAAAATTGAGCAATTTCATTGGAGCTCTCAACGTGGTGATGTTTGCTCCGGAGGATTTGGAAATTGTCAAAGGAACGCCAGGTGTAAGGCGGCGCTTTTTAGACATGGAGATTGGCCAGGTACAGCCCTCCTATCTGTATGATCTGTCGCAATATCAGAAAATTCTGCTCCAGCGGAACAATTATTTAAAACAATCGTATCCCGGAAAAAGCACGCCGGACGCCATGTTGGACATCTGGAACGAACAATTAGCACAGTATGGTGTTAAAATCATGAAAAAGCGTCAAAGCTTTATTAAGAAGCTGCAACAATGGGCAGAGACCATCCATCGAGGGATTACAAATGACAGCGAAGACCTTCTTATTCGCTATGCCCCTTCTTTTGACATTGAGCCGTTTGAAGATGAATCTGTTTTATTAAACCAATTTATGATAAAGTTATCATTGGTCAGAGATCAGGAATTTCGAAGAGGCGTTACGTTAGTGGGCCCTCATCGCGATGATCTTCTTTTTTACATCAACGATAAAGAAGTCCAAACGTACGGTTCTCAAGGACAGCAGCGAACAACCGCATTATCCCTTAAACTTGCGGAGATTGAGCTGATTCATGAGGAAGTCGGCGAATATCCCCTTTTATTACTTGATGATGTGCTTTCAGAGCTTGACGAATATAGACAGACACAATTGATCCGTACGTTTCAGCAGAAAGTCCAAACGTTTATTACCAC
Above is a genomic segment from Paenibacillus sp. HWE-109 containing:
- the recF gene encoding DNA replication/repair protein RecF (All proteins in this family for which functions are known are DNA-binding proteins that assist the filamentation of RecA onto DNA for the initiation of recombination or recombinational repair.), with protein sequence MFLNRLALRHYRNYDEIEITTENNVNIFVGPNAQGKTNLLESIYVLAMTKSHRTHQDKELIGWNGEQTQLHAEIQKRYGSCKLDLAISNKGKKAKINGLEQKKLSNFIGALNVVMFAPEDLEIVKGTPGVRRRFLDMEIGQVQPSYLYDLSQYQKILLQRNNYLKQSYPGKSTPDAMLDIWNEQLAQYGVKIMKKRQSFIKKLQQWAETIHRGITNDSEDLLIRYAPSFDIEPFEDESVLLNQFMIKLSLVRDQEFRRGVTLVGPHRDDLLFYINDKEVQTYGSQGQQRTTALSLKLAEIELIHEEVGEYPLLLLDDVLSELDEYRQTQLIRTFQQKVQTFITTTGLESVHLDQLDHASVFHVLKGNVSGRS
- the dnaN gene encoding DNA polymerase III subunit beta, whose amino-acid sequence is MKLTILKDHLIESIGHVSKAISSRTTIPILTGIKIDATLSGVTLTASDTDISIQSFTPSENETIKIIQLFQAGSVVLPAKFFIEIIRKLPAQLIEIEVKANFQTIIRSGSSEIQIMGLDPDEYPLLPEIEESKMLRLPSDLLKTMIKQTSYAVSTNESTPILTGVLWNITGDKLKFIACDRHRLASREVTVDNDNAQNLPNIVISGRTLNELSKILPDQNSLIDIVIADNQVLFKIHSILFYSRILDGTYPDTSKLIPQSFQTEMVVPTKELAEAIDRAYLLSREDKTNIVKMMMLEDQTIEISSTSSELGKVTEQINLQHIVGELLKISFNSKYMLDALKVLDSEFIHIGFTGAMQPIIMKPQDSTNILQLILPYRTTN
- the yaaA gene encoding S4 domain-containing protein YaaA gives rise to the protein MKQIGIKTDYITLGQFLKLSDCISTGGQAKFFVVDTKIEVNGQAENRRGRKLVPQDVVTVEGFGQFEVVSS